The proteins below are encoded in one region of Bacteroides uniformis:
- the bglX gene encoding beta-glucosidase BglX has translation MKHLLFKLQLFLVLLVFTAVSTYAQKSPVDMDRFIDDLMKKMTLEEKIGQLNLPVTGEITTGQAKSSNVAKRIRAGEVGGLFNLKGVERIRDVQKQAVEESRLGIPLLFGMDVIHGYETVFPIPLGLSCTWDMKAVEESARIAAIESSADGICWTFSPMVDICRDARWGRVSEGNGEDPFLGAAIAQAMVRGYQGKDMSRNDEIMACVKHFALYGAGEAGRDYNTVDMSHQRMFNEYMLPYQAAVDAGVGSAMASFNEVDGIPATGNKWLMTDVLRKQWGFDGFVVTDYTGITEMTDHGMGDTQTVAALALNAGVDMDMVSDAFVGTLKKSLTEGKVTEEAINAACRRILEAKYKLGLFDNPYKYCDVKRAKKQIFTKEHRAVARKIASESLVLLKNEGNVLPLAKKGTIAVVGPLADSRSNMPGTWSVAAVLKNATSLAEGLKAVAGGKAEILTAKGCNLMSDAEYEKRATMFGRSLHRDNRSDKELLDEALAVAAKSDVIVAALGESSEMSGESSCRTNLEMTDTQRILLQELLKTGKPVVLVLFTGRPLVLNWEQANVPAILNVWFAGSEAGFAIGDVLFGDVNPSGKLTTTFPKSVGQIPLFYNHKNTGRPLADGAWFQKFRSNYIDIDNEPLYPFGFGLSYTTFSYSDVALDKTSMTDKGELTATVTVTNTGKRDGAEVVQLYIRDLVGSVTRPVKELKGFEKIFLKAGESKKVSFKITPELLKFYNYNLDFVCEPGDFEVMIGRSCRDVKKAAFKLL, from the coding sequence TTTACTGCCGTTAGTACGTATGCACAGAAATCTCCGGTTGATATGGATCGTTTCATCGACGATTTAATGAAGAAGATGACCCTGGAAGAGAAAATAGGTCAGTTGAATCTGCCGGTTACCGGTGAGATTACGACCGGTCAGGCTAAAAGTAGTAATGTGGCCAAACGTATTCGTGCCGGTGAAGTGGGCGGGCTTTTCAATCTGAAAGGCGTGGAACGTATCCGCGATGTACAGAAGCAGGCGGTTGAAGAAAGTCGTTTGGGTATTCCTCTCTTATTTGGTATGGATGTTATTCATGGATATGAAACGGTGTTTCCCATTCCTTTAGGATTATCGTGTACATGGGATATGAAGGCGGTTGAAGAATCGGCGCGTATTGCAGCCATTGAGTCCAGCGCCGACGGTATTTGCTGGACATTCAGTCCGATGGTGGATATTTGCCGTGATGCCCGTTGGGGGCGTGTGTCCGAGGGCAACGGTGAAGACCCGTTTCTGGGAGCAGCCATTGCGCAAGCCATGGTACGTGGTTATCAGGGAAAGGATATGAGCCGTAATGATGAGATTATGGCTTGTGTAAAGCATTTTGCCTTGTATGGTGCCGGCGAGGCAGGACGTGACTATAATACAGTAGATATGAGTCATCAGCGCATGTTCAATGAATACATGTTGCCCTATCAGGCGGCGGTTGATGCCGGTGTGGGCAGTGCGATGGCTTCTTTCAATGAGGTCGATGGTATTCCAGCTACTGGAAACAAGTGGTTGATGACGGATGTATTGCGTAAGCAGTGGGGGTTTGACGGTTTTGTAGTGACAGATTATACCGGAATTACAGAAATGACCGACCATGGCATGGGCGATACGCAGACTGTTGCCGCGTTGGCGTTGAATGCTGGTGTCGATATGGATATGGTGAGCGATGCATTTGTAGGTACGCTCAAGAAGTCATTGACAGAAGGAAAAGTGACAGAAGAAGCTATTAATGCGGCTTGTCGCCGTATTTTGGAAGCTAAGTACAAGTTAGGCTTGTTCGATAATCCTTATAAATACTGTGATGTGAAGCGTGCCAAGAAGCAAATCTTTACCAAAGAGCATCGTGCCGTTGCGCGTAAGATTGCTTCGGAGAGCTTGGTGTTGCTGAAGAACGAGGGTAATGTGCTTCCGCTGGCCAAGAAGGGCACTATTGCTGTGGTAGGTCCGTTGGCAGACAGCCGCAGTAATATGCCGGGTACTTGGAGTGTGGCTGCCGTATTGAAGAATGCTACTTCTTTGGCTGAAGGTTTGAAGGCGGTAGCAGGCGGTAAAGCCGAAATACTGACTGCGAAAGGCTGTAATTTGATGAGTGATGCCGAATATGAGAAACGTGCCACTATGTTCGGACGTTCTTTACACCGTGACAATCGTTCGGACAAGGAGTTGCTGGACGAGGCTCTTGCCGTGGCTGCCAAATCGGATGTTATTGTGGCTGCGCTCGGTGAGTCTTCGGAAATGAGTGGAGAGAGCAGTTGCCGCACGAATCTTGAAATGACGGACACCCAACGCATACTGTTACAGGAATTATTGAAAACGGGAAAACCTGTGGTACTGGTGCTGTTTACCGGTCGTCCGCTGGTACTGAACTGGGAGCAGGCAAACGTGCCGGCCATTCTGAATGTATGGTTTGCGGGCAGTGAGGCAGGTTTTGCCATCGGCGATGTACTGTTTGGTGATGTGAACCCGAGCGGAAAGCTGACTACGACTTTCCCGAAGAGCGTGGGACAGATTCCTTTGTTCTACAACCACAAGAACACGGGTCGCCCTCTTGCCGACGGTGCATGGTTCCAGAAATTCCGCAGCAACTATATAGACATAGACAATGAACCGCTTTATCCCTTCGGTTTCGGTTTGAGCTATACAACATTCTCTTATAGCGACGTGGCTTTGGACAAGACTAGCATGACGGATAAGGGCGAACTGACTGCTACCGTGACTGTGACCAATACCGGCAAGAGAGACGGTGCCGAAGTGGTCCAGCTTTATATTCGTGACCTTGTGGGAAGTGTAACCCGTCCGGTGAAAGAGTTGAAAGGCTTTGAAAAGATTTTCCTGAAAGCCGGCGAATCTAAAAAAGTATCTTTCAAGATTACCCCCGAATTGCTGAAGTTCTACAACTACAATCTTGATTTTGTATGCGAGCCGGGTGACTTTGAGGTGATGATTGGCAGAAGTTGCCGGGACGTAAAAAAAGCAGCGTTCAAGTTACTCTAA
- a CDS encoding glycoside hydrolase family 2 TIM barrel-domain containing protein: MKKIFLLILCLSTMYPVVNAGRVVQSFNDGWYYAACDDNRLQEVQRHEEGWQQVHLPHTWNADAYSTRNYRRASSWYKKEFRTDAAQMRDKQLYLKFDGVNSLADVYLNGELLTTHKGGYSAFTVDITDKVRTDAPNLLMVHVNNQNDRIPPLSGDFTIFGGIYRNVWLISAAKQHISLTDYASTGIYVDLPSVSEDRAEISVRGTLVNRDVRRAVLKLDVEVLDTDGKTVAQSLRSVRIDADGAFAFKERLQLEKPQLWSPDSPYLYSVKVSLKDVRGKVLKDETRVPLGVRWFSVDAQEGFKLNGEPLKLMGACRHQDQMPMGIALSDEMHRRDMQLLKDMGVNFVRLAHYPQDDAVLRACDELGMLVWEEIPVVDLIALGDEFRANATSALREMIRQHYNHPSVIMWGYMNEAVIQLQYRVKKQRLNGFYENTLALARHLEETLKREDPYRLSTMAYHGNQIYNKIGLSNITDISGWNLYQGWYENDFKSFDRFVDEEHRKYPHRPLIISEFGAGSDPRLQSLDPQIFDFSMQWQQLYLEYYLPAIMKRPFIVGATEWNFIDFSSASRQEATPHINNKGLMYNDRRPKDVFYYFQAFLRKDIPVLHIAVDDWKHRTVVSDGEAVEHPVKVYSNLDKVELSVNGTKLSVQGIENCHAVWQVPLVAGRNTLVASGICHGKKVEQVSDIFVKMQPRHIAAVGSGQLELAVNVGSNCFFTDDKSDLCWLPDQAYTPGSWGYIGGEIFRRSPGRIGTTAEVKDTRNVPLLQTKRKDIRAYRFDLPDGDYEVELLFADLNARSERVTYDLGAVATLDNADFRGSVFNVSVNNRPWLNHFSPAIEVGGNRCISKKLHVAVTGGNLTVNFEAVKGMTFLNGIKIFRIH; encoded by the coding sequence ATGAAGAAAATATTTTTATTAATATTGTGTCTGTCCACCATGTACCCGGTTGTCAATGCTGGGCGGGTGGTTCAGAGTTTTAATGACGGCTGGTATTATGCCGCATGTGATGACAATCGGTTGCAGGAAGTGCAACGCCATGAAGAAGGTTGGCAGCAGGTACATCTGCCGCATACCTGGAATGCGGATGCCTATTCTACCCGTAACTACCGCAGGGCTTCTTCCTGGTATAAGAAAGAGTTCCGTACGGATGCCGCGCAGATGCGGGATAAACAGCTTTACCTGAAATTTGATGGTGTCAATTCTCTGGCAGATGTGTACCTCAACGGCGAGCTGCTCACTACCCACAAAGGAGGTTACTCTGCCTTTACCGTAGACATTACGGATAAAGTAAGGACCGATGCCCCGAATCTGCTGATGGTGCACGTCAATAATCAGAACGACCGGATACCTCCTTTGTCCGGCGACTTCACCATCTTTGGCGGCATCTACCGCAATGTGTGGCTCATCAGTGCTGCAAAGCAGCACATCAGCCTTACCGACTATGCCTCTACGGGCATTTATGTCGATTTGCCTTCCGTGAGTGAGGATAGGGCAGAAATCAGTGTGCGTGGGACTTTGGTGAACCGTGATGTGCGGCGTGCGGTGTTGAAGTTGGACGTCGAGGTGCTGGATACAGATGGGAAGACCGTAGCCCAATCTTTGCGCAGCGTCCGGATAGATGCCGACGGGGCGTTCGCCTTCAAGGAACGGTTACAGTTGGAAAAGCCACAGTTGTGGTCGCCCGATTCCCCTTATCTGTACAGCGTGAAAGTTTCTTTGAAAGATGTGCGTGGCAAGGTGTTGAAAGATGAGACACGTGTCCCTTTGGGGGTCCGCTGGTTCAGCGTGGATGCGCAGGAAGGCTTCAAGTTGAATGGGGAACCCCTGAAACTTATGGGAGCTTGCCGTCATCAGGACCAGATGCCGATGGGCATAGCGCTTTCGGATGAGATGCACCGCAGGGATATGCAGTTGCTGAAAGACATGGGTGTGAACTTTGTCCGTCTGGCACATTACCCACAGGACGATGCCGTGTTGCGTGCTTGCGACGAACTCGGCATGCTGGTATGGGAGGAGATTCCGGTAGTAGATTTGATAGCTTTGGGTGACGAGTTCCGCGCGAATGCCACAAGCGCCTTGCGCGAAATGATTCGCCAGCATTACAACCATCCGTCCGTCATTATGTGGGGGTATATGAACGAGGCTGTTATCCAGCTGCAGTATCGGGTGAAGAAACAACGGCTCAACGGTTTCTACGAGAATACCTTGGCGCTTGCCCGGCATCTGGAGGAAACTCTGAAGAGGGAAGACCCCTACCGTCTGAGTACGATGGCCTACCACGGCAATCAGATTTACAATAAAATCGGTCTCAGCAATATCACCGACATTTCCGGTTGGAACCTTTATCAGGGCTGGTATGAGAACGACTTCAAGTCTTTCGACCGCTTTGTGGACGAAGAGCATCGTAAATACCCGCACCGTCCGTTAATAATCAGTGAGTTCGGTGCCGGTTCCGACCCGCGCTTGCAGTCGCTCGATCCGCAGATATTCGATTTCTCCATGCAATGGCAGCAGTTGTACCTCGAATACTATCTGCCCGCTATCATGAAGCGACCGTTCATAGTGGGCGCCACGGAGTGGAACTTCATTGATTTCAGTTCTGCCAGTCGCCAGGAGGCTACGCCGCATATCAATAATAAAGGACTGATGTACAATGACCGCCGTCCTAAAGATGTGTTCTATTATTTCCAGGCATTCCTGCGCAAGGATATTCCGGTGCTGCACATTGCTGTGGATGACTGGAAGCATCGGACTGTGGTTTCGGACGGTGAAGCGGTGGAACATCCGGTGAAAGTGTATTCCAATCTGGATAAGGTGGAGTTGTCTGTCAACGGCACGAAGCTCTCCGTGCAAGGCATCGAGAATTGCCATGCAGTGTGGCAAGTGCCTCTCGTTGCGGGGCGAAACACGCTTGTGGCTTCAGGTATCTGCCATGGGAAGAAGGTGGAGCAGGTTTCGGACATTTTTGTGAAGATGCAGCCTCGCCATATCGCGGCAGTCGGCTCCGGACAGCTGGAACTTGCAGTGAACGTGGGCAGCAACTGTTTCTTTACGGATGACAAGAGTGATCTTTGCTGGCTTCCCGACCAAGCTTATACTCCTGGAAGTTGGGGCTACATAGGTGGAGAGATTTTCCGCCGTTCTCCGGGACGTATCGGAACCACTGCCGAGGTGAAAGACACCCGTAATGTTCCTTTGCTCCAGACCAAACGCAAGGACATCAGGGCCTATCGCTTCGACTTGCCCGACGGCGACTATGAAGTAGAACTTCTTTTTGCTGACCTGAACGCACGTTCCGAGCGGGTGACTTACGATTTGGGAGCTGTCGCTACCCTAGACAATGCCGATTTCCGCGGCAGTGTCTTCAATGTTTCTGTCAACAACCGACCTTGGCTGAATCATTTCTCTCCGGCGATAGAAGTAGGCGGGAACCGTTGCATATCCAAGAAACTGCATGTTGCCGTAACCGGTGGAAACCTTACGGTGAACTTTGAGGCGGTGAAAGGGATGACGTTCTTGAATGGGATAAAGATATTCAGGATTCATTGA